From the Desulfosarcina sp. BuS5 genome, one window contains:
- a CDS encoding DUF6722 family protein has product MDKRKELLSKYFADLSKIFFATGIAKQIMSSKYDIIELTFGLFSAIIMLIIAYFIQQKE; this is encoded by the coding sequence AAACGAAAAGAACTTCTTTCAAAATACTTTGCTGATCTCAGTAAAATTTTCTTTGCTACTGGTATTGCCAAACAAATAATGTCATCAAAATATGATATAATTGAGCTGACATTTGGTCTTTTTTCCGCTATTATCATGTTGATAATCGCCTATTTTATTCAGCAAAAGGAGTAA